The following proteins are co-located in the Halarcobacter sp. genome:
- a CDS encoding Cj0069 family protein, protein MKNKIFIIEYQKGSDKGFDGFRADTKPILDAIEKETNYKTEIVFYKPNRKYELLDYLKERARAVISRINPGNLKEVDEYFQFLKALGNSGVEVHTHPDVMINLDFKDILAKLKGTRLGDDETYFYHTYTDFVRKFPEHLNKHGIRVLKTNYGSTGEGVYLVSKKDDGSVFSVEAVNNEKFYYDNINEFLEKFESKFEEESENAAYFKGKTGFVGCRYLQRISEGEIRILLVNNKAISVVHKKPQEGEFSATLFSGAKYNYESPNEEKWKDVVELTMEGLKDIKPFLNGQNYPLLWTMDYILDYDEKGKDKYILSEINCSCVGITTELQYAKDVANVFAKKEKKLKKK, encoded by the coding sequence ATGAAAAACAAGATTTTTATCATTGAGTATCAAAAAGGTAGTGACAAAGGCTTTGATGGCTTTAGGGCAGATACAAAACCAATATTAGATGCTATAGAAAAAGAGACTAATTATAAAACAGAGATAGTGTTTTATAAACCAAATAGAAAGTATGAACTTTTGGATTACTTAAAGGAAAGAGCAAGGGCTGTTATTTCTAGAATAAACCCTGGTAACTTAAAAGAGGTTGATGAATATTTTCAGTTTTTAAAAGCTTTGGGTAATAGTGGGGTTGAAGTTCATACCCATCCTGATGTAATGATAAACTTGGATTTCAAAGATATTCTTGCAAAACTAAAAGGAACAAGATTAGGGGATGATGAAACTTATTTTTATCATACATATACAGATTTTGTAAGAAAATTCCCAGAACACTTGAATAAACATGGAATTAGAGTATTAAAAACTAATTATGGTTCAACAGGTGAGGGTGTTTATTTAGTATCTAAGAAAGATGATGGTTCAGTTTTTTCTGTTGAAGCTGTAAACAATGAAAAATTCTATTATGACAATATTAATGAATTTTTAGAAAAGTTTGAATCAAAGTTTGAAGAAGAATCAGAAAATGCTGCTTATTTTAAAGGTAAAACAGGTTTTGTTGGGTGTAGATATTTACAAAGAATTAGTGAAGGGGAGATTAGAATTTTACTTGTAAATAATAAAGCCATATCAGTTGTTCATAAAAAGCCACAAGAAGGGGAGTTCTCTGCAACACTTTTTAGCGGAGCAAAATATAATTATGAATCTCCTAATGAGGAAAAATGGAAAGATGTGGTAGAACTAACAATGGAAGGTTTAAAAGATATAAAACCTTTTTTAAATGGACAAAACTATCCTCTTCTTTGGACTATGGATTATATTTTAGATTATGATGAGAAGGGAAAAGATAAATATATATTATCTGAGATTAATTGTTCTTGTGTAGGAATAACAACAGAACTTCAATATGCAAAAGATGTTGCAAATGTTTTTGCAAAAAAAGAGAAAAAATTAAAGAAAAAGTAG
- a CDS encoding AzlC family ABC transporter permease: MKYEREIKTAFKISIPVMMGYSVLGFAFGLLLVSFNYPWFYAPIMSLFIYAGALQFVAINFFNVKAGLIDIAIASWFVNLRQSFYGLSLLKRFKKAGKLKPYLIFALTDETYALLTTIKDDEQLKKRWYYFFLCAFNQSYWFIGSTLGAIVGTNIDFDTAGLEFSLTALFVVLCIEQYKNLKNKIPFLIGAFTSIIAFILVPTDKMLITSIILSLIVLFLFRARLENNE, translated from the coding sequence TTGAAATACGAAAGAGAGATAAAAACAGCATTTAAAATATCTATTCCTGTTATGATGGGATACAGTGTTTTAGGTTTTGCCTTTGGTTTACTTTTAGTATCTTTTAATTACCCTTGGTTTTATGCACCAATTATGTCTTTATTTATTTATGCTGGTGCATTACAGTTTGTTGCTATCAATTTTTTTAATGTAAAAGCAGGGCTTATAGATATTGCTATTGCCTCGTGGTTTGTAAATCTAAGACAATCATTTTATGGCTTATCTTTATTAAAAAGATTTAAAAAAGCAGGTAAGTTAAAGCCGTATTTGATATTTGCATTAACTGATGAGACATACGCGTTATTAACTACTATAAAAGATGATGAGCAGTTAAAAAAGAGATGGTATTACTTCTTTTTATGTGCTTTTAATCAAAGTTATTGGTTTATTGGTTCAACACTTGGTGCAATAGTTGGTACAAATATAGATTTTGATACTGCAGGATTAGAGTTTTCTTTGACAGCTTTATTTGTAGTTTTATGTATTGAACAATATAAGAATTTAAAAAATAAAATACCATTTTTAATTGGAGCATTCACATCTATCATCGCTTTTATTTTAGTTCCAACGGATAAGATGCTTATCACCTCTATTATTTTATCTTTAATAGTATTATTTTTATTTAGGGCTAGGTTAGAAAATAATGAGTAA
- a CDS encoding cysteine hydrolase family protein, with protein MENTALILVDFQNDYFSSFEGSKFPLVNSEEASLNALKILEKFRDKSIDIIHIKHENPKVDAPFFQIGSNGANIHKNVEPLESELVITKNYPNSFLQTNLKNYLDEKNIDSVVIVGAMTHMCVDATLRAAKDFGYNCTVISDACATKDLEFDGKIVSSFDVHKSFMAAFEFAYAKVESTNDFLKGFDT; from the coding sequence ATGGAAAATACAGCACTAATCTTAGTAGACTTTCAAAATGATTATTTCTCAAGTTTTGAAGGTTCAAAATTCCCATTAGTAAATAGTGAAGAAGCTTCTTTAAATGCTTTAAAAATTTTAGAAAAGTTTAGAGATAAATCTATAGATATAATTCATATAAAACATGAAAACCCAAAAGTTGATGCACCTTTTTTCCAAATAGGTTCAAATGGAGCAAATATTCATAAAAATGTAGAACCTCTAGAAAGTGAACTTGTGATAACAAAAAATTATCCAAATTCATTTTTACAAACCAATTTAAAAAATTATTTGGATGAAAAAAATATTGATTCTGTAGTTATTGTGGGAGCAATGACTCATATGTGTGTAGATGCAACCCTAAGAGCTGCAAAAGATTTTGGATATAATTGTACAGTTATAAGTGATGCTTGTGCAACAAAAGATTTAGAGTTTGATGGGAAAATAGTTTCCTCTTTTGATGTTCACAAAAGTTTTATGGCTGCTTTTGAATTTGCTTATGCAAAAGTAGAAAGCACTAATGATTTTTTAAAAGGTTTTGATACTTGA
- a CDS encoding transglutaminase-like cysteine peptidase produces MKRFIFLILISTLLLNSKSIILTKNDIKNIDNSYYKKAIYLRLQSYIKLKRKVKDFELEKKLNYVNSFYNRILPIDDSKKYSVDDHWATPKEFLINGKGDCEDYAIAKYFTLLEVGIPKDKLYLAVVKVKAETNYHMVLLYFENKKTIPLVLDNLSFKILPFDKRKKLEPKVIFNENGSFVLKNKKIFKKVKIDWGEVNKWDLLLDRVYNKNE; encoded by the coding sequence ATGAAACGGTTTATTTTTCTTATTTTAATATCCACTTTACTACTAAATTCAAAAAGTATTATCTTAACTAAAAACGATATAAAAAATATAGATAATAGTTATTATAAAAAAGCAATCTATTTAAGACTTCAAAGCTATATAAAACTAAAAAGAAAAGTAAAAGATTTTGAATTAGAAAAAAAACTAAACTATGTAAACAGCTTTTATAATAGAATTCTTCCTATTGACGATTCTAAAAAATATAGCGTAGATGACCATTGGGCAACACCAAAAGAGTTTTTAATTAATGGTAAAGGGGATTGTGAGGATTATGCAATTGCTAAATATTTTACACTCTTAGAAGTTGGTATTCCAAAAGATAAACTCTATCTTGCAGTTGTAAAAGTTAAAGCAGAAACAAATTATCATATGGTATTGCTATATTTTGAAAACAAAAAAACTATCCCTTTAGTACTTGATAATCTAAGCTTCAAAATTCTTCCTTTTGACAAAAGAAAAAAACTTGAGCCAAAAGTTATTTTCAATGAAAATGGTTCTTTTGTATTAAAGAACAAAAAGATATTCAAAAAAGTTAAAATTGATTGGGGAGAGGTTAATAAATGGGACTTATTACTTGATAGAGTTTATAATAAAAATGAATAA
- a CDS encoding winged helix-turn-helix domain-containing protein, which produces MKLNNLLVLYVFDKQSSKNEVLPLLEEKLKKVFTANSLKQAQSCYRKYSPCIILVDDSFLDNTMVRFLQEIRQSDIKTAFLVLSNNKANEYLYELMELYITKYILKPFKIEHLLLGLNKCLEVIESRIYSNVDLGNGILFNFQTQSLTKDGKVFVLNKKESILVNLFIQNPNRVITYEELEYHIWDNECTNAALKSLIRDFRKKTYKTILENFSGIGYKLNIEN; this is translated from the coding sequence TTGAAATTAAATAATTTACTTGTTTTATATGTTTTTGATAAACAATCTTCAAAAAATGAAGTTTTACCTCTTTTAGAAGAAAAGTTAAAAAAAGTATTTACAGCAAATAGTTTAAAACAAGCCCAAAGTTGTTATAGAAAATATTCTCCATGTATTATCCTTGTAGATGACTCTTTTTTGGATAATACAATGGTGAGATTTCTTCAAGAGATAAGACAAAGTGATATAAAAACAGCATTCTTAGTTTTAAGTAATAATAAAGCAAATGAATATCTTTATGAATTAATGGAACTTTATATTACAAAATATATTTTGAAACCATTTAAAATCGAACACTTACTTTTAGGTTTAAACAAGTGTCTTGAAGTTATTGAAAGTAGAATTTACAGTAATGTTGATTTAGGAAATGGTATTTTATTTAATTTTCAAACCCAAAGCCTTACAAAAGATGGGAAAGTTTTTGTATTAAATAAAAAAGAATCTATTTTAGTAAATCTTTTTATACAAAACCCAAATAGAGTAATAACTTATGAGGAGTTGGAATATCATATTTGGGATAATGAGTGTACAAATGCTGCATTGAAATCTTTAATTAGAGATTTTAGAAAAAAAACCTACAAAACAATTTTAGAAAATTTTTCGGGTATTGGATATAAATTAAATATTGAAAATTAG
- a CDS encoding aminotransferase class IV family protein: protein MEKNIFFETIKCEDFEVFNLSLHEKRIARTIGLNLNLQDYIYPPSNKLLRCKLIYDESGVLSVEFFPYKKREIKTFKIVKDDNISYSKKYLDRENLDKLFNKREGADEIIIVKENFITDTSIANIAIFDGTNWITSKNPLLLGTTRDRLIQENLLIEKDIDINMLKEAKKIALMNAMIDFDILEDYSFLL, encoded by the coding sequence ATGGAAAAAAATATTTTTTTTGAAACTATTAAATGTGAAGATTTTGAAGTTTTTAATTTATCTTTGCATGAAAAACGTATAGCTAGAACAATTGGTTTAAATCTAAACCTTCAAGATTATATCTATCCACCTTCAAATAAACTCCTTAGATGTAAACTTATATATGACGAGAGTGGAGTTTTAAGTGTCGAATTTTTTCCTTATAAAAAAAGAGAAATTAAAACTTTTAAAATAGTAAAAGATGATAATATATCTTATTCAAAAAAATATTTAGATAGAGAAAATTTAGATAAGTTATTTAACAAAAGAGAAGGCGCTGATGAGATTATAATTGTAAAAGAGAATTTTATTACAGATACTTCAATAGCAAATATAGCAATTTTTGATGGGACAAATTGGATAACTTCTAAAAATCCTCTTCTTTTGGGTACAACTAGAGATAGGTTGATACAAGAGAATTTATTGATTGAAAAAGATATTGATATTAATATGTTAAAAGAAGCAAAAAAGATTGCACTAATGAATGCTATGATTGATTTTGATATTTTAGAAGATTATTCATTTTTATTATAA